A region from the Citrobacter koseri ATCC BAA-895 genome encodes:
- a CDS encoding oligogalacturonate-specific porin KdgM family protein has protein sequence MSMSKKCLFTGAVIFFSFTPFVHAVQFDVRGGYNIENHSYESRFKVSNSWSSGWWASMETDSNNGSPSLDDMTSSYNEMETNYTWHINDRFALVPGGVIHWSNSGTQLRPYIRLNYKISERFSSGIRYRLDHHNYDVVDNTGDTIHDNEHRIDLFLGYKINQDWNFMWQGTAYMHQDPDLEYNNGKRWATENAFTIKYRWNEYFSPYFEYDYLDEQSNYKGEKGKPDSRIRVGVTFNL, from the coding sequence ATGTCTATGTCAAAAAAATGCCTGTTCACAGGTGCGGTTATTTTTTTCTCTTTTACGCCTTTTGTACATGCAGTTCAGTTTGATGTGCGTGGTGGGTATAATATAGAAAACCACAGTTATGAGTCCCGATTTAAAGTCAGCAATAGCTGGAGCAGTGGTTGGTGGGCCAGTATGGAAACCGATAGCAATAATGGTTCACCTTCATTAGATGATATGACTTCCTCTTATAATGAGATGGAGACTAACTATACCTGGCATATTAATGACCGTTTCGCTCTGGTACCTGGTGGTGTTATTCATTGGAGTAATAGTGGTACGCAGTTACGTCCTTATATTCGACTGAATTACAAAATATCTGAACGCTTTTCAAGTGGTATCCGCTATCGTCTTGATCATCATAATTATGATGTCGTCGATAATACTGGTGATACTATTCACGACAATGAGCACCGTATAGATTTGTTTCTCGGTTATAAAATAAACCAGGACTGGAATTTTATGTGGCAGGGAACGGCATATATGCATCAAGATCCAGATCTGGAATATAATAACGGGAAACGTTGGGCGACAGAAAATGCATTCACTATAAAGTATCGGTGGAATGAATATTTTAGCCCTTATTTCGAATATGATTATCTTGATGAGCAAAGTAACTATAAAGGCGAGAAGGGTAAACCTGACTCGCGTATTCGTGTGGGGGTTACCTTTAATTTATAA
- a CDS encoding AraC family transcriptional regulator codes for MNSQCGSGKLATLLEVLEIGESAIAFNRMKTISADYYHFHECAEILFVTQGVGIAVVEHKQYTVKPGRLFVFPPGRVHKIYVEHDLHNQYHRTTLHFSSAMLLPFFRDFPRQQIQFRQLSSYGEEVRIFDVSEIQNFIEALFFRFEQLSSKNVLTINDSAFLLLQLIGLLPEHDQQQASLSGINTFSASIIRWIEDHFKENCSLEILATVSGCSEGHASRRFRKETGGTIQEYVVMRRIRHACELLVHTSLTVREVGLESGFAEYAWFITSFRRLMGKTPLQYRRSYSLRR; via the coding sequence ATGAATAGTCAGTGCGGTTCTGGAAAATTAGCGACACTATTGGAAGTGCTTGAAATTGGTGAGTCGGCGATCGCTTTTAACAGGATGAAAACTATATCTGCCGATTATTATCACTTCCATGAATGTGCGGAAATTCTGTTTGTAACGCAAGGTGTAGGGATCGCCGTTGTGGAACATAAGCAGTACACCGTTAAGCCTGGTCGGTTATTTGTTTTTCCGCCAGGCCGCGTTCATAAAATTTATGTGGAGCATGATTTACACAATCAATATCATCGTACAACCTTACATTTCAGTAGCGCAATGTTGCTGCCATTTTTTCGTGATTTTCCGCGTCAGCAGATACAATTTCGCCAACTTAGCAGTTATGGTGAAGAGGTGAGGATCTTTGATGTTTCAGAAATACAAAACTTTATTGAAGCGCTATTCTTTCGTTTTGAACAGCTGAGTTCAAAAAATGTACTAACAATTAATGATAGTGCTTTTTTACTTCTGCAACTTATCGGTCTTTTGCCTGAACATGATCAGCAACAGGCTTCGCTTTCGGGGATAAATACATTCTCTGCATCAATTATCCGCTGGATTGAGGATCATTTTAAGGAGAATTGTTCACTGGAGATATTGGCTACGGTATCTGGTTGTTCGGAAGGGCATGCTTCCAGGCGTTTTCGCAAGGAGACCGGAGGAACCATTCAGGAATATGTGGTTATGCGAAGGATTCGCCATGCATGCGAATTGCTGGTGCATACTTCTCTTACGGTCAGAGAGGTGGGTTTAGAATCGGGATTTGCAGAATATGCCTGGTTCATAACCAGCTTCAGACGATTGATGGGAAAAACACCGCTTCAGTACCGCAGATCCTACAGTTTAAGGAGATAA
- the tpx gene encoding thiol peroxidase produces the protein MSQTVHFQGNPVAVANTIPQAGSKAQAFTLVAKDLSDVTLAQFAGKRKVLNIFPSIDTGVCAASVRKFNQLATEIDNTVVLCVSADLPFAQSRFCGAEGLSNVITLSTLRNPDFLKDYGVEITEGPLKGLAARAVVVIDENDNVIFSQLVNEITNEPDYAAALDVLKA, from the coding sequence ATGTCACAAACCGTTCATTTCCAGGGCAATCCAGTCGCCGTCGCCAACACCATTCCTCAAGCTGGTAGCAAAGCACAGGCTTTTACCCTCGTGGCAAAAGATCTGTCTGACGTCACACTGGCTCAGTTTGCAGGCAAGCGCAAGGTGCTGAATATTTTCCCAAGTATTGATACCGGCGTTTGTGCGGCATCGGTACGTAAGTTTAACCAACTGGCGACAGAAATCGACAACACCGTCGTACTGTGCGTTTCTGCGGATCTGCCGTTCGCCCAGTCTCGTTTCTGCGGCGCGGAAGGTCTGAGCAACGTCATTACCCTTTCCACTCTGCGTAATCCTGACTTCCTGAAAGACTACGGCGTTGAAATCACTGAAGGCCCGCTGAAAGGTCTGGCGGCGCGTGCCGTGGTGGTCATTGATGAAAACGACAACGTCATTTTCAGCCAGTTGGTGAACGAAATCACCAACGAACCTGACTATGCTGCTGCGCTGGACGTGCTGAAAGCGTAA
- the ycjG gene encoding L-Ala-D/L-Glu epimerase, whose translation MRSVKVYEEAWPLHTPFVIARGSRTEAHVVVVELEEEGVKGVGECTPYPRYGESDASVLAQIMSIAPQLEQGLTREALQKLLPAGAARNAVDCALWDLSARQQQQTLAEFVAVELPATLTTAQTVVIGTPEQMAASAAALWEKGAKLLKIKLDDRLISERMVAIRSVVPDATLIVDANESWRTEGLAARCQLLADLGVAMLEQPLPAQDDAALENFVHPLPICADESCHTRSSLKALQGRYDMVNIKLDKTGGLTEALALAAEAREQGFGLMLGCMLCTSRAISAALPLAPQVRFADLDGPTWLAVDVEPALRFTTGQLHL comes from the coding sequence ATGAGATCTGTTAAGGTGTATGAGGAGGCCTGGCCGCTGCACACGCCCTTTGTGATTGCCCGGGGAAGTCGTACCGAAGCGCATGTTGTGGTCGTGGAGCTGGAGGAAGAGGGCGTAAAAGGCGTAGGGGAATGTACGCCTTATCCACGTTATGGCGAAAGCGATGCCTCGGTGCTGGCGCAGATCATGAGTATCGCGCCGCAACTGGAACAGGGGCTGACCCGCGAAGCACTACAAAAATTGCTGCCTGCCGGCGCGGCCAGAAATGCGGTCGATTGCGCGCTGTGGGATCTGAGCGCTCGCCAGCAGCAGCAAACGCTGGCGGAGTTTGTGGCCGTTGAATTGCCCGCTACGCTGACAACAGCACAGACTGTCGTGATCGGTACGCCTGAACAGATGGCGGCCAGCGCGGCGGCACTGTGGGAAAAAGGGGCGAAACTGCTCAAAATTAAGCTGGACGATCGCCTGATCAGCGAACGAATGGTCGCGATTCGCTCAGTCGTGCCTGATGCGACGCTAATTGTGGATGCAAACGAGTCCTGGCGTACAGAGGGGCTGGCGGCGCGATGCCAGCTGCTGGCGGATTTAGGCGTCGCGATGCTGGAACAACCGTTACCTGCGCAGGATGACGCCGCGCTGGAAAATTTTGTTCATCCGCTCCCTATTTGCGCGGATGAAAGTTGCCATACCCGCAGTAGCCTGAAAGCGTTACAGGGGCGCTACGATATGGTCAATATCAAACTGGATAAAACCGGTGGTCTGACGGAAGCGCTGGCGCTGGCCGCCGAAGCCAGAGAACAGGGTTTTGGGCTGATGCTGGGATGTATGCTGTGTACCTCCAGGGCCATCAGCGCAGCGTTGCCGCTGGCCCCACAGGTGCGTTTTGCTGACCTCGATGGCCCCACCTGGCTGGCGGTGGATGTCGAGCCCGCTTTACGGTTTACGACCGGGCAACTTCATCTTTAG
- the mpaA gene encoding murein tripeptide amidase MpaA, translating to MTVTRPRAERGAFPPGTEHYGRSLLGAPLIWFPAPAADRESGLILAGTHGDENASVVTLSCALRTLNPSLRRHHVVLAVNPDGCQLGLRANANGVDLNRNFPAANWKAGETVYRWNSSAEERDVVLLTGEHPGSEPETQALCQLIHRVHPAWVVSFHDPLACIEDPRHSELGEWLARAFELPLVSSVGYETPGSFGSWCADLNLHCITAEFPPISSDEASEKYLMAMSTLLRWHPKDEVARS from the coding sequence ATGACCGTTACCCGTCCTCGTGCCGAGCGCGGCGCATTTCCGCCAGGAACCGAACATTATGGGCGTTCATTGCTGGGAGCGCCGTTGATCTGGTTTCCGGCTCCGGCTGCCGATCGCGAAAGCGGCCTGATTCTGGCCGGAACGCACGGCGATGAGAACGCGTCGGTGGTTACGCTCTCGTGTGCGCTGCGTACGCTGAATCCTTCACTCCGCCGTCATCATGTGGTGCTGGCGGTGAACCCGGACGGTTGCCAGCTTGGTCTGCGCGCCAATGCCAATGGCGTCGATTTGAACCGTAATTTTCCGGCGGCGAACTGGAAAGCGGGTGAGACGGTTTATCGCTGGAACAGCAGCGCCGAGGAGCGCGATGTGGTGCTGCTTACCGGCGAACATCCGGGGTCTGAACCCGAAACCCAGGCGCTGTGTCAACTGATACACCGGGTGCATCCTGCCTGGGTGGTCTCCTTTCACGATCCTCTAGCCTGTATTGAAGATCCCAGACATAGCGAGTTAGGCGAATGGCTGGCCCGGGCATTCGAACTGCCGCTGGTCTCCAGCGTAGGTTACGAAACGCCCGGTTCGTTTGGAAGCTGGTGCGCCGACCTCAATCTGCACTGTATTACCGCAGAGTTCCCGCCGATCTCATCCGATGAGGCCAGCGAAAAGTATCTGATGGCGATGTCTACTCTGCTGCGCTGGCACCCTAAAGATGAAGTTGCCCGGTCGTAA
- a CDS encoding peptide ABC transporter substrate-binding protein, translating into MKHSVSVTCCALLISSVSLTHAADVPGGTVLAEKQELVRHIKDEPASLDPAKAVGLPEIQVIRDLFEGLVNQNEKGEIIPGVATRWKTNDNRIWTFTLRNNAKWSDGTPVTAQDFVYSWQRLVDPKTLSPFAWFAALAGINNAQAIIDGKASPDTLGVSAVDARTLKIQLDKPLPWFVNLTANFAFYPVQKANVESGKDWTKPGNLIGNGAYVLNDRVVNEKLVVVPNTHYWDNAKTVLQKVTFLPINQESSATKRYLAGDIDITESFPKNLYQKLLKDIPGQVYTPPQLGTYYYAFNTQKGPTADSRVRLALSMTIDRRIMAEKVLGTGEKPAWRFTPDVTAGFTPDPSPFEQMSQEELNAQAKTLLLAAGYGPQKPLKLTLLYNTSENHQKIAIAVASMWKKNLGVEVKLQNQEWKTYIDSRNTGNFDVIRASWVGDYNEPSTFLSLLTSTHTGNISRFNNPAYDKIMTQATVENTAKARNADYNAAEKILMEQAPIAPIYQYTNGRLIKPWLKGYPINNPEDVAYSRTMYIVKHDK; encoded by the coding sequence ATGAAGCACTCTGTTTCAGTTACCTGTTGTGCGCTGTTGATTAGCAGCGTCTCCCTGACACACGCTGCGGATGTTCCCGGCGGAACGGTACTGGCAGAGAAGCAAGAACTGGTCCGCCATATTAAAGATGAACCGGCGTCGTTAGATCCGGCAAAAGCAGTTGGGCTGCCGGAGATTCAGGTCATTCGCGATTTGTTTGAAGGTCTGGTGAATCAGAACGAGAAAGGGGAAATCATTCCTGGCGTCGCTACGCGCTGGAAGACCAATGATAACCGGATCTGGACGTTTACCCTGCGCAATAACGCAAAGTGGTCGGACGGCACTCCGGTGACCGCGCAGGATTTTGTCTACAGCTGGCAACGTCTGGTTGATCCGAAAACCCTGTCACCGTTTGCCTGGTTTGCCGCCCTTGCTGGCATTAATAACGCCCAGGCGATTATTGATGGTAAAGCGTCGCCGGATACGCTTGGGGTTAGCGCCGTGGACGCCCGCACGCTAAAAATACAGCTGGATAAACCGCTGCCGTGGTTTGTTAACCTGACTGCCAACTTTGCTTTTTACCCGGTACAGAAAGCCAATGTAGAAAGCGGTAAAGACTGGACGAAGCCCGGAAACCTGATCGGCAATGGCGCCTATGTGTTGAATGATCGCGTGGTCAACGAAAAACTGGTGGTGGTGCCCAATACCCACTACTGGGACAATGCGAAGACGGTGCTGCAAAAAGTGACTTTCCTGCCAATTAATCAGGAGTCGTCAGCGACTAAACGTTATCTGGCTGGTGATATTGATATCACCGAATCTTTCCCGAAAAATCTGTATCAGAAGTTGCTGAAGGATATACCGGGGCAGGTTTACACACCGCCGCAGTTGGGCACCTATTATTATGCGTTTAACACCCAAAAAGGCCCGACGGCGGATTCCCGCGTTCGTCTGGCGCTGAGCATGACGATTGATCGCCGCATCATGGCGGAAAAAGTATTAGGAACCGGGGAGAAACCGGCCTGGCGCTTCACCCCGGACGTGACGGCAGGCTTTACTCCCGATCCTTCGCCATTTGAACAAATGAGCCAGGAAGAACTCAATGCTCAGGCGAAAACGTTATTGCTTGCGGCTGGCTATGGCCCGCAGAAACCGCTCAAGTTGACGCTGTTATATAACACATCTGAAAATCATCAGAAAATCGCGATTGCGGTCGCCTCGATGTGGAAAAAGAATCTGGGCGTAGAGGTGAAGCTGCAAAACCAGGAATGGAAAACCTATATCGACAGCCGCAACACCGGTAATTTTGATGTTATCCGCGCCTCCTGGGTGGGGGACTACAATGAGCCGTCTACTTTCCTGTCATTGTTAACCTCGACCCATACGGGCAATATCTCGCGCTTCAATAACCCGGCCTACGATAAAATCATGACGCAGGCGACAGTAGAAAATACGGCGAAGGCGCGCAATGCGGACTATAACGCGGCAGAGAAAATCCTGATGGAACAGGCGCCGATTGCGCCGATTTACCAGTACACCAACGGACGTTTGATCA